A window of the Dyadobacter pollutisoli genome harbors these coding sequences:
- a CDS encoding oxidoreductase has protein sequence METQRKTWFVTGTSQGLGLVLVQKLLSQGYNVVATARNLDGLKAAVNVTSDQFLPLQMDLINEESIAKAVSQAIEKFKTIDVLVNNAGYGLIGGIEESSSQEVQANFDVNVFGLLNVTRAVLPHMREAKSGHILNISSVFGLIAGAGWGVYCGTKFAVEGLSEALAQEVKPFGINVTIIEPGYFRTNFLNGGSIVTAANPIADYSDIAETKRMHAQDIPGTQPGDPQKAAEVMISTAQLPEPPLRLLLGSDAYQYANYKIKMLTDGIEANKDITFSTDF, from the coding sequence ATGGAAACGCAAAGAAAAACATGGTTTGTGACTGGAACCTCCCAAGGTTTAGGTCTGGTATTAGTCCAAAAACTCCTATCCCAAGGCTACAATGTGGTAGCAACCGCCCGCAACCTCGACGGACTTAAAGCTGCGGTGAATGTAACGTCCGATCAATTTCTGCCACTTCAAATGGATCTGATCAATGAAGAAAGCATTGCAAAAGCAGTAAGTCAGGCCATCGAGAAATTCAAAACCATTGATGTACTGGTAAATAATGCGGGTTACGGATTAATCGGCGGGATTGAAGAATCATCCAGTCAGGAAGTACAGGCGAATTTTGATGTGAACGTATTTGGATTGCTGAATGTGACGAGAGCGGTTTTGCCGCATATGCGTGAGGCAAAATCGGGTCATATCCTCAACATTTCATCTGTCTTCGGGCTGATCGCCGGAGCTGGCTGGGGCGTTTATTGTGGTACCAAGTTCGCAGTAGAGGGCTTGTCCGAAGCGTTGGCGCAGGAAGTAAAACCATTTGGTATCAATGTTACGATCATCGAACCGGGTTACTTTCGTACTAATTTCCTGAATGGCGGATCGATTGTGACAGCGGCAAACCCGATCGCCGATTACAGCGACATTGCCGAAACCAAACGTATGCATGCGCAGGATATTCCAGGCACCCAGCCCGGCGATCCTCAAAAAGCTGCTGAGGTAATGATCAGCACTGCTCAATTGCCGGAACCGCCATTGCGCCTGTTGCTCGGTTCGGATGCTTATCAGTATGCAAATTACAAGATCAAAATGCTGACAGATGGCATTGAGGCGAATAAGGATATTACATTTTCAACGGATTTCTAG
- a CDS encoding helix-turn-helix domain-containing protein yields MQQSKIPRLEIEVFEQTNFQMPLLKVEPYLPEETYFSIKNRKDYPANAYISPNRRNFYKVMHVTEGTGVLTIGLYQYLLGPGMIAFIHPDEIISWHSAGPNAEGHFCLIHPNFFDNTAHMLNLFRTYTYFQPEKAVIQLNDDQSEQINQYFELIFREDRGTNEDKKQAIFLHLQLILLEAQRAGKNLPDVGVSESYSYVHGFLSLLESAFQIQNPSDLVKTKTAAEFADQLNVHPNYLNALVKNQTGKTLREHIQERMLYEAKVLLKHTDWDIQSISGALGFAEQASFTTFFHRKEKISPSIFRNSFGSAIHI; encoded by the coding sequence ATGCAGCAATCAAAAATTCCCCGCCTTGAGATAGAAGTATTTGAGCAGACCAACTTTCAGATGCCGCTACTGAAAGTGGAGCCCTACCTGCCTGAGGAAACGTATTTTAGCATTAAAAACCGAAAGGATTATCCTGCGAACGCTTACATATCGCCGAACCGGAGGAATTTTTACAAAGTCATGCATGTGACAGAGGGTACGGGTGTACTGACCATTGGTTTATATCAATACTTGTTAGGCCCCGGCATGATCGCTTTCATCCATCCCGACGAAATCATTTCCTGGCATTCTGCGGGCCCGAATGCCGAGGGGCACTTCTGTCTGATCCATCCCAATTTCTTTGATAATACGGCACATATGCTTAATCTTTTCAGGACGTACACTTATTTCCAGCCGGAAAAGGCCGTAATACAGCTGAATGATGATCAGTCTGAGCAAATCAATCAATATTTTGAACTCATATTCAGGGAAGACCGGGGGACAAACGAAGACAAGAAGCAAGCGATCTTTCTGCATCTGCAATTGATTCTTTTGGAGGCGCAACGGGCTGGTAAAAATCTGCCGGATGTAGGTGTTTCAGAAAGTTACAGCTATGTACACGGATTTCTGTCATTACTGGAATCTGCATTTCAGATACAGAATCCTTCTGATCTGGTGAAGACGAAGACGGCTGCTGAATTTGCGGATCAGCTGAATGTACATCCCAATTATTTGAATGCGCTGGTGAAAAACCAGACCGGCAAAACGCTCCGGGAGCATATCCAGGAGCGAATGTTGTACGAAGCAAAAGTTTTACTGAAACATACCGACTGGGATATTCAGTCGATCAGCGGAGCGCTGGGATTTGCAGAACAGGCCAGTTTTACGACATTCTTTCACCGAAAGGAGAAAATTTCACCTTCTATATTCAGGAATTCATTTGGTTCGGCCATCCATATTTGA
- a CDS encoding T9SS type A sorting domain-containing protein, with translation MRHYFLLALFTAIICTGNLFAQGKKYRLVQEGKGIKVIEDHFTASTLRTAAHDITVNITPNAARPESAIDVHIYFAPSVNIESVGHMVLTAKPACTVVNCNDPSITSSYLSSKIINKTARTVDFTIGGLLPFKEYLFWGAVFGLDGDRCSGSDLAWIPFKTAPTPAPKPEKMLLIINKEFEGNARLNAALDTYEDDIAASNPMLTIVKYYIEDNNLQKGALYQDIRRRFKDENLTYLFFLGSNAALTGYRIMLDNNGAPVNAFVQFTFSYYAHPLYTTFEYDASDDRFKFFDRQDLCATPPTEVRPEVFQQQNAMVSMGMILPDVNFNTEQKIDYLVNYFNKVHSFRSGNISFEKKVLITDGFVSEQEVVDLAEINGAWTSAEVLQYGRTKDPDYSGDDPVWKSDFINKLGTKSYEIFSLTLHGTWNYHSFGIYNQDIANLPQLNTRLIDLYSCSVGAFNGPDYLAGRYLGKGNVLNVHAFSENIGVFTESGKSGLKQLYNDGGPYQYLSQGFNISNAYRYAHSYQEAELILGDPLLKLRSESSLPVTLEIFNAQKQETQSWLTWSTSQEVNSDRFEIEHSSTGKKWDKIGSVMTSGSKPGSHSYEFTHRSPVPGPNLYRLKMIDTDGTFSYSKIENVSFPSEKLISIFPNPVSEKLYIPVSKLPDVKSVSILNSLGQSTRNFTNVSAEGLVLTGLQAGIYTVRIEMNDGKMVTEKIVKAK, from the coding sequence ATGAGACATTATTTTCTACTCGCCTTATTTACCGCTATTATCTGCACGGGAAACCTGTTTGCTCAGGGTAAAAAATACAGGCTTGTACAAGAAGGCAAGGGCATTAAGGTCATTGAAGACCACTTCACAGCTTCAACACTACGAACCGCAGCTCACGACATCACGGTTAACATCACACCCAATGCCGCAAGGCCTGAAAGTGCGATTGATGTACACATATATTTTGCGCCCTCCGTTAATATCGAATCCGTTGGGCATATGGTTTTAACTGCGAAACCGGCATGTACGGTGGTTAATTGTAACGACCCCTCCATTACTTCCAGTTATCTATCTTCAAAAATTATTAATAAAACGGCCCGTACTGTCGATTTTACGATCGGTGGCCTCTTACCTTTTAAAGAATACCTTTTTTGGGGCGCGGTATTTGGTTTGGACGGTGACCGGTGTTCAGGTTCAGATTTGGCGTGGATACCATTCAAAACCGCGCCAACACCTGCGCCCAAGCCTGAGAAAATGCTGCTCATAATCAATAAGGAATTCGAAGGCAATGCGCGCCTGAACGCAGCTCTGGACACCTACGAGGACGACATTGCAGCCAGCAACCCAATGCTAACCATTGTTAAATACTACATTGAAGACAACAACCTTCAAAAAGGTGCGCTATACCAGGATATTCGGAGGAGATTCAAAGATGAAAATCTGACCTATCTGTTTTTTCTGGGGAGTAATGCCGCATTGACCGGTTACAGGATCATGCTGGACAATAACGGCGCACCGGTAAACGCATTCGTTCAATTTACTTTCTCATACTATGCACACCCCTTATACACAACGTTCGAATATGACGCGTCGGACGACAGGTTCAAATTTTTTGACCGTCAGGATCTCTGTGCTACCCCTCCCACCGAAGTAAGGCCGGAAGTTTTTCAGCAACAAAATGCGATGGTATCCATGGGTATGATATTGCCCGATGTTAATTTTAATACGGAGCAAAAGATTGACTACCTCGTTAATTATTTCAACAAAGTACATTCATTCCGTAGCGGAAATATTTCGTTTGAGAAAAAAGTGCTCATTACCGATGGTTTCGTGAGTGAGCAAGAGGTGGTCGACCTCGCGGAGATCAATGGTGCCTGGACCTCCGCAGAAGTATTGCAGTACGGCAGGACGAAAGATCCGGATTACTCAGGAGATGACCCGGTCTGGAAGAGTGACTTTATCAACAAGCTGGGAACCAAATCCTATGAGATTTTTTCTCTGACATTACACGGAACCTGGAATTACCATTCGTTCGGGATTTACAATCAGGATATTGCCAACCTGCCGCAACTCAATACCAGACTTATCGATCTGTATTCGTGCAGTGTCGGAGCTTTTAACGGCCCCGATTATCTGGCGGGACGCTACCTCGGCAAGGGTAATGTGCTGAATGTGCATGCATTTAGTGAAAACATAGGCGTATTTACAGAAAGTGGGAAGAGCGGCTTGAAGCAATTGTACAACGACGGCGGCCCCTATCAATATTTGTCCCAGGGGTTTAACATCAGCAATGCATACCGGTACGCGCATTCATACCAGGAAGCCGAGCTTATCCTGGGAGACCCGTTGCTCAAATTGCGTTCAGAGTCTTCATTGCCTGTAACGCTGGAAATTTTCAACGCACAAAAACAGGAAACGCAATCGTGGCTGACCTGGTCGACGTCGCAAGAAGTCAACAGTGACCGGTTTGAGATCGAACATAGCAGCACCGGCAAAAAATGGGACAAGATAGGCTCCGTTATGACCAGCGGAAGCAAACCCGGCAGCCATTCGTATGAGTTTACACACCGGTCACCAGTACCGGGACCAAATCTTTATCGCTTAAAAATGATCGACACAGATGGAACATTCTCTTATTCCAAAATTGAAAATGTATCGTTCCCGAGCGAAAAACTGATCTCGATCTTTCCGAATCCGGTGTCAGAAAAGTTGTATATACCAGTTTCCAAACTACCTGATGTAAAATCCGTGAGCATACTGAATTCGCTAGGGCAGTCTACCCGGAACTTCACCAATGTGTCTGCCGAAGGCCTTGTGTTGACTGGCCTGCAAGCCGGAATTTATACGGTGCGCATTGAAATGAATGATGGCAAAATGGTCACAGAGAAAATTGTTAAAGCCAAATAA
- a CDS encoding YdeI/OmpD-associated family protein gives METKNDIPALHAETRAEWRDWLERNGQKEKAVWLIIHHKKSSKTSVYYPESIEEALCFGWIDSKSLKRDEESSYLMFTPRKAKGKWSSTNKERVERMTAEGLMTPAGQATIDLAKKTGTWDALVDAENGVVPEDLQELLAKNDAAEKHFQAFPKSAKRQILDWISSAKRPETRQQRIIQTVEMAAHNQRAKV, from the coding sequence ATGGAAACGAAAAACGATATTCCGGCGCTCCATGCCGAAACCCGTGCAGAATGGCGTGACTGGCTCGAAAGAAATGGTCAGAAGGAAAAAGCGGTGTGGCTGATCATTCATCACAAAAAAAGCAGTAAAACCAGTGTCTATTATCCCGAATCCATTGAAGAAGCGCTTTGTTTTGGATGGATCGACTCTAAATCACTAAAACGTGACGAGGAGAGCAGTTACCTGATGTTTACACCGAGAAAAGCAAAAGGCAAATGGAGCAGCACCAACAAGGAGCGGGTCGAGCGGATGACCGCAGAGGGACTGATGACCCCGGCTGGCCAGGCAACCATTGATCTAGCCAAAAAGACCGGTACCTGGGATGCTTTGGTTGACGCGGAGAATGGAGTGGTTCCTGAGGACCTGCAAGAGCTGCTTGCCAAAAATGACGCGGCTGAAAAGCATTTTCAGGCTTTTCCAAAATCTGCAAAACGTCAGATCCTGGACTGGATTTCGAGCGCAAAACGACCTGAAACCCGCCAGCAACGGATCATTCAAACCGTTGAAATGGCTGCTCATAACCAGCGCGCGAAGGTGTAA
- a CDS encoding VOC family protein yields MANGQTLRGMAMVNFWGADMKAARAWYSELFGIDPYFQRPDDENPAYIEFRLGDYQHEFGIIDSNVLGIMYNQHYLDILEGKNA; encoded by the coding sequence ATGGCTAACGGACAAACATTAAGAGGCATGGCTATGGTTAATTTCTGGGGCGCGGACATGAAAGCTGCAAGGGCTTGGTATTCGGAATTGTTTGGTATCGATCCTTATTTTCAACGTCCCGACGACGAAAACCCGGCATACATTGAATTCCGTCTGGGCGATTACCAGCATGAGTTTGGTATTATCGATAGTAATGTGTTAGGAATTATGTACAACCAGCACTATCTGGACATTTTGGAAGGAAAGAATGCCTGA
- a CDS encoding glucuronyl esterase domain-containing protein — translation MLRFLLTGIVLISFLSAGHSQNYDESKVPAYTLPDVLKTIDNKPVCARGAWEKERRPEIVRLFEDNIYGQMPTTFDGINFSKTADDQPTMNGKATLKQVLIEVFKDGKTVQINVTLFVPTHATKPAPVFLLINNRGKDNTDPTREKKSEFWPAEMVIDSGYAIAAFHVSDLAPDDKEAYVKGVLQLYPEQLKADNGMKAIGAWAWGASRVLDYFEKDPDIDSKKVIVVGHSRGGKASLWAAAEDRRFAACVTNCSGNSGAALARRQFGERISRINATFPHWFNTNYKKFNDNEAALPVDQHMLIALVAPRPIYATNASKDLWADPKGTFLALKNAEKVYALYDVKSRLPKTPPGINEPVYKSKMAYHNREGEHNMTSYDWGNFINFANYNFGGRK, via the coding sequence ATGCTCAGGTTTCTACTTACAGGCATTGTCCTGATTTCCTTTCTTTCAGCAGGGCATTCACAGAACTACGACGAGTCGAAAGTACCGGCTTATACATTGCCGGACGTACTGAAAACGATCGATAACAAACCGGTATGTGCCAGGGGAGCCTGGGAAAAAGAGCGTAGACCGGAAATAGTGAGGCTTTTTGAGGACAACATTTATGGACAAATGCCAACGACATTCGACGGCATCAACTTTTCGAAAACAGCGGATGATCAGCCCACGATGAATGGTAAGGCCACATTGAAACAAGTATTGATTGAAGTTTTCAAAGACGGCAAAACCGTTCAGATCAACGTGACTTTGTTTGTCCCAACGCATGCTACAAAACCCGCACCCGTTTTTTTATTGATCAATAACCGTGGAAAGGACAATACAGATCCTACGCGTGAGAAGAAAAGTGAGTTCTGGCCAGCCGAAATGGTGATCGACAGCGGCTATGCCATTGCTGCATTTCATGTGAGTGACCTCGCGCCGGATGATAAGGAAGCTTATGTCAAAGGCGTGCTGCAACTGTATCCCGAGCAATTGAAAGCGGACAATGGTATGAAAGCGATTGGCGCTTGGGCTTGGGGAGCAAGCCGTGTACTGGATTATTTCGAGAAGGACCCTGACATTGATTCCAAAAAGGTGATTGTAGTGGGACATTCCCGTGGTGGAAAGGCTTCTCTATGGGCGGCCGCCGAGGATCGCAGGTTTGCCGCCTGTGTGACGAATTGCTCGGGAAACTCGGGTGCAGCGCTGGCCAGAAGGCAGTTTGGTGAAAGGATCAGTCGCATTAATGCCACATTCCCGCATTGGTTTAATACCAATTATAAAAAATTCAATGATAACGAAGCCGCACTGCCGGTCGATCAGCACATGCTGATCGCATTGGTTGCGCCGCGGCCAATATATGCTACCAATGCGTCGAAAGACCTTTGGGCGGATCCGAAAGGCACATTTCTTGCATTAAAAAATGCAGAGAAAGTATACGCTCTGTACGATGTGAAGTCGCGGTTGCCGAAAACCCCTCCGGGCATTAATGAGCCTGTTTACAAATCCAAAATGGCGTATCACAACCGGGAGGGCGAGCATAATATGACGTCCTACGACTGGGGCAACTTTATCAATTTTGCTAATTATAATTTTGGAGGAAGAAAGTAA
- a CDS encoding RNA polymerase sigma factor, translated as MDNLDQILAGCRRKERQSQEKLYRQFYPVLFALCKNFFEEKHDILTAINNGMLRVFQNIDQYDPARGEFFNWMYTTVRNAALTLLRDRKTQHFDYVEIQDYMGFESAENPFEQLSGGDIHLYLLKLPVATRRICGLYYLDGFSIKEIVGALGISEGTVKWHLSESRAKLKIIFEKSL; from the coding sequence TTGGATAATTTAGACCAGATATTAGCGGGTTGCCGGCGCAAAGAACGCCAGAGTCAGGAAAAATTGTACCGCCAATTTTACCCGGTACTGTTTGCTTTATGTAAAAACTTTTTTGAAGAAAAACACGATATCCTCACCGCGATCAACAACGGTATGCTCCGCGTTTTTCAAAATATCGATCAATACGATCCGGCCAGAGGTGAATTTTTTAACTGGATGTACACAACCGTCAGAAATGCTGCGCTGACATTACTCAGAGACCGCAAAACACAACATTTTGATTACGTTGAAATACAGGATTACATGGGTTTTGAGTCCGCAGAAAACCCTTTTGAACAACTTTCAGGTGGAGATATCCATCTATACCTTTTGAAATTACCCGTCGCGACGCGCAGAATATGCGGGCTATATTACCTGGACGGGTTCTCGATCAAGGAAATTGTAGGGGCATTGGGAATCAGTGAAGGCACTGTAAAGTGGCATCTGAGTGAAAGCCGGGCCAAACTTAAAATCATTTTTGAAAAATCCCTCTGA
- a CDS encoding caspase family protein, with protein sequence MKNIANVLIFLVVAGGIYFGYKWMKGFKSSGTKGETYAVVVGISDYLNGVDAQSATQGQLNDLRFCDDDAHIFYDFLKSPAGGSVPEENIALLIDNQAGKAEILRQLDAVFAKSGPDDRVIFYFAGHGANGFFATYDIDLNNLNTSLQHREVKEAFKKCRAKTRLCFADACMSGSMKNRQREVTRQDERMLSVRSFEDPESGLVVLMAARSYQSAGENPKILHGYFTKFLVDGLQGQADKNKDELVTIKEAYDYLYLNLASLPKYGPEDKGQIPVIFGKYDENMPVSWLKSA encoded by the coding sequence ATGAAAAATATAGCTAATGTTCTGATTTTCCTGGTAGTAGCCGGCGGGATATATTTCGGGTACAAATGGATGAAAGGGTTTAAATCATCCGGAACCAAGGGCGAAACCTACGCCGTGGTAGTAGGTATTTCCGATTATCTCAATGGTGTCGATGCCCAGTCCGCAACGCAGGGCCAGCTGAACGACCTCCGGTTTTGTGACGACGACGCACACATTTTTTATGATTTTCTAAAAAGCCCCGCCGGGGGTTCGGTACCGGAAGAAAACATTGCCCTGCTGATCGATAATCAGGCTGGCAAGGCTGAAATTCTGAGACAGCTCGACGCAGTTTTTGCCAAGTCGGGACCAGATGACCGGGTGATATTTTACTTCGCGGGTCACGGCGCCAATGGGTTTTTTGCTACTTATGACATTGATCTCAATAACCTGAATACCAGCCTGCAACACAGGGAAGTCAAAGAAGCATTCAAAAAATGCAGGGCAAAAACCCGCCTTTGCTTCGCCGACGCCTGTATGTCCGGAAGTATGAAAAACCGGCAAAGAGAGGTTACCAGGCAAGACGAACGAATGCTTTCAGTGCGTTCATTTGAAGATCCTGAGTCAGGGCTGGTGGTTTTAATGGCGGCACGCTCGTACCAGTCGGCCGGTGAAAATCCGAAAATTTTACACGGATATTTTACCAAATTCCTCGTCGACGGCTTGCAGGGACAGGCTGACAAAAACAAAGACGAGCTGGTGACGATCAAGGAAGCCTACGATTATCTGTATCTCAATCTAGCCTCTTTACCCAAATATGGCCCGGAAGACAAAGGCCAAATTCCGGTTATTTTCGGAAAGTATGATGAAAATATGCCGGTGTCGTGGTTGAAATCGGCCTGA